One Microtus pennsylvanicus isolate mMicPen1 chromosome 3, mMicPen1.hap1, whole genome shotgun sequence DNA window includes the following coding sequences:
- the Fem1b gene encoding protein fem-1 homolog B, protein MEGLAGYVYKAASEGKVLTLAALLLNRSESDIRYLLGYVSQQGGQRSTPLIIAARNGHAKVVRLLLEHYRVQTQQTGTVRFDGYVIDGATALWCAAGAGHFEVVKLLVSHGANVNHTTVTNSTPLRAACFDGRLDIVKYLVENNANISIANKYDNTCLMIAAYKGHTDVVRYLLEQRADPNAKAHCGATALHFAAEAGHIDIVKELIKWRAAIVVNGHGMTPLKVAAESCKADVVELLLSHADCDRRSRIEALELLGASFANDRENYDIMKTYHYLYLAMLERFQDGNNILEKEVLPPIHAYGNRTECRNPQELESIRQDRDALHMEGLIVRERILGADNIDVSHPIIYRGAVYADNMEFEQCIKLWLHALHLRQKGNRNTHKDLLRFAQVFSQMIHLNEAVKAPDIECVLRCSVLEIEQSMNRVKNISDADVHSAMDNYECNLYTFLYLVCISTKTQCSEEDQCRINKQIYNLIHLNPRTREGFTLLHLAVNSNTPVDDFHTNDVCSFPNALVTKLLLDCGAEVNAVDNEGNSALHIIVQYNRPISDFLTLHSIIISLVEAGAHTDMTNKQNKTPLDKSTTGVSEILLKTQMKMSLKCLAARAVRANDINYQDQIPRTLEEFVGFH, encoded by the exons ATGGAGGGCCTGGCTGGCTATGTGTACAAGGCGGCCAGCGAGGGCAAGGTGCTCACTCTGGCTGCCTTGCTTCTTAACCGGTCGGAAAGCGACATCCGCTACCTGCTGGGCTATGTCAGCCAGCAGGGAGGACAGCGCTCCACGCCCCTCATCATCGCAGCCCGCAATGGGCATGCCAAGGTGGTGCGCTTGCTCTTAGAACACTACCGTGTGCAGACCCAGCAGACTGGCACCGTCCGCTTCGACGG gtatgtcaTTGATGGTGCCACTGCTCTTTGGTGTGCTGCAGGAGCCGGACATTTTGAAGTTGTTAAACTTCTAGTCAGCCATGGAGCCAATGTGAACCATACCACAGTCACTAACTCAACCCCACTGCGGGCAGCATGCTTTGATGGCAGGCTGGACATTGTGAAATATTTGGTCGAAAATAATGCCAATATCAGCATTGCCAACAAGTATGACAACACCTGCCTAATGATCGCAGCATATAAGGGGCACACTGATGTGGTCAGATACCTTCTAGAACAGCGCGCTGATCCCAATGCTAAAGCACACTGTGGAGCCACAGCATTGCACTTTGCAGCCGAAGCTGGCCACATTGACATTGTGAAAGAGCTGATAAAATGGCGAGCTGCAATAGTGGTGAACGGCCATGGAATGACACCATTGAAGGTCGCTGCCGAAAGCTGTAAAGCTGATGTTGTTGAACTGTTGCTCTCTCATGCCGATTGTGACCGCAGAAGTCGGATTGAAGCCTTGGAGCTTTTGGGTGCCTCCTTTGCTAATGACCGTGAGAACTATGACATCATGAAGACATACCACTATTTATATTTAGCCATGTTGGAGAGGTTTCAGGATGGTAACAACATTCTTGAAAAAGAGGTTCTCCCACCCATCCATGCTTATGGGAACAGAACTGAGTGTAGGaacccccaggaactggagtccaTTCGACAAGACAGAGATGCTCTTCACATGGAGGGTCTTATTGTGCGGGAGCGGATTTTAGGTGCTGACAACATTGATGTTTCCCACCCCATCATTTACAGAGGGGCTGTCTATGCTGATAATATGGAGTTCGAGCAATGCATCAAGTTGTGGCTGCACGCGCTACACCTCAGGCAGAAAGGTAATAGGAACACGCACAAGGATCTGCTTCGATTTGCTCAAGTCTTCTCACAAATGATACACCTCAACGAAGCTGTGAAGGCCCCAGATATAGAATGTGTTCTGAGATGCAGTGTTTTGGAAATAGAGCAGAGCATGAACAGAGTTAAAAATATCTCCGATGCTGACGTCCACAGTGCCATGGACAATTATGAGTGTAACCTCTATACCTTTCTCTACCTGGTGTGCATCTCCACCAAGACACAGTGCAGTGAAGAAGACCAGTGCAGAATTAACAAGCAGATCTACAACCTAATTCACCTGAACCCCAGAACACGGGAAGGTTTCACCCTGCTACACCTGGCTGTCAACTCAAACACGCCAGTCGATGATTTCCACACCAACGACGTCTGCAGCTTTCCCAATGCGCTGGTCACAAAGCTCTTGCTGGACTGTGGTGCTGAGGTGAATGCCGTGGACAATGAGGGGAATAGTGCTCTCCACATTATCGTCCAGTACAACAGGCCCATCAGTGACTTTCTGACCTTGCACTCCATCATCATCAGCCTTGTGGAGGCCGGCGCTCACACCGACATGACAAACAAGCAGAATAAGACTCCACTAGACAAAAGTACCACTGGGGTGTCTGAAATACTACTTAAAACTCAGATGAAGATGAGCCTCAAGTGCCTGGCTGCCCGAGCAGTTCGGGCTAATGACATTAACTACCAAGACCAGATCCCCCGGACTCTTGAAGAGTTTGTTGGATTTCATTAA